A single region of the Streptomyces sp. NBC_00236 genome encodes:
- a CDS encoding helix-turn-helix domain-containing protein gives MSEPRSAPTVGQVVLGKRLQDLRERVGLSRDQAAKVLRVAPATIRRMETAEVALKVPYVQSLLRAYGIAEEETDAFVDLTEEANKPGWWQRFHDVLPDWFSMYVSLEGAASLLRMYEPHFVPGLLQTEDYSRSVMRTGAVGQTRPEDIERHVALRMERQSLLIRPDAPRLWVVMDETVLRRPVGSPEAMRAQTDRLLEATELPNVTLQIAEFSTGHHPGTYGPFVLFRFAVPELPDMVYSEYLTGAVYFDARPEVASYLEVMDRMAAQAATAQRTKEILRDFRKEL, from the coding sequence GTGAGCGAACCGCGGTCCGCCCCGACCGTGGGTCAGGTCGTTCTCGGCAAGCGCCTGCAGGATCTGCGGGAGCGTGTCGGCCTGAGCCGGGACCAGGCAGCCAAGGTGCTCCGTGTCGCTCCGGCGACGATCCGCAGGATGGAGACCGCCGAGGTCGCTCTCAAGGTTCCCTATGTGCAGTCGCTCCTGAGGGCCTACGGGATCGCCGAGGAGGAGACCGACGCCTTCGTCGACCTCACCGAGGAGGCCAACAAGCCGGGCTGGTGGCAGCGCTTCCACGACGTGCTGCCCGACTGGTTCAGCATGTACGTCAGCCTGGAGGGCGCCGCGAGCCTCCTGCGGATGTACGAGCCGCACTTCGTTCCCGGGCTCCTGCAGACCGAGGACTACTCGCGCTCGGTGATGCGCACCGGAGCCGTCGGCCAGACCAGGCCCGAGGACATCGAACGCCATGTGGCACTGCGGATGGAGCGGCAGTCCCTGCTGATCCGGCCGGACGCCCCGAGGCTGTGGGTGGTCATGGACGAGACGGTGCTGCGCCGCCCGGTGGGCAGCCCCGAGGCCATGCGCGCCCAGACCGACCGGCTGCTGGAAGCGACCGAGCTGCCCAACGTGACCCTCCAGATCGCCGAGTTCTCCACCGGCCATCACCCGGGCACCTACGGGCCGTTCGTCCTCTTCCGGTTCGCCGTCCCCGAACTCCCCGACATGGTCTACAGCGAATACCTGACCGGGGCCGTCTACTTCGACGCGCGCCCCGAGGTGGCCTCCTACCTCGAGGTCATGGACCGCATGGCGGCCCAGGCCGCGACTGCACAACGCACGAAGGAAATCCTCCGGGACTTCCGCAAGGAGCTGTGA
- a CDS encoding DUF397 domain-containing protein, with protein MTPIYNGMPAADLGSEGWYKPWSGGNGGNCVEAMKLSDGRIAMRQSADPEGPALIYTHREIAAFIQGAKAGQADFLLT; from the coding sequence ATGACACCCATATACAACGGCATGCCGGCCGCCGATCTCGGCTCCGAGGGCTGGTACAAGCCGTGGAGCGGTGGCAACGGCGGCAACTGCGTCGAGGCGATGAAGCTCTCCGACGGAAGAATCGCCATGCGCCAGTCCGCGGACCCCGAGGGCCCGGCCCTCATCTACACCCACCGTGAGATCGCCGCTTTCATCCAGGGCGCCAAGGCCGGTCAGGCAGACTTCCTCCTGACCTGA
- a CDS encoding SAM-dependent methyltransferase has protein sequence MTGHEPPVEIDTSKPHPARMYDWFLGGKDNYPIDEQMARQLLAVDARGRDMARVNRAFMHRATRWLAENGIRQFLDIGAGIPTEPNLHQIAQQTAPDARVVYCDNDPIVLAHAAALLRSTPEGATEYIQADARRPEVILEAAGKVLDFDKPIALSLLALLHFLDDEDGAAELVDRLVDQLAPGSYLILSQTTGDFDPEGAAKAAAMYKARGMTLRPRSRAELTAFFHGLELVDPGVSLSADWHPELGEVIDVPGDEPIPGYAGVARKG, from the coding sequence ATGACCGGGCACGAGCCCCCCGTCGAGATCGACACCAGTAAGCCGCATCCCGCCCGGATGTACGACTGGTTCCTCGGCGGCAAGGACAACTATCCGATCGACGAGCAGATGGCCCGGCAGCTCCTCGCCGTGGACGCGCGCGGCCGTGACATGGCCCGCGTCAACCGGGCGTTCATGCACCGCGCCACCCGCTGGCTGGCGGAGAACGGCATCCGGCAGTTCCTCGACATCGGTGCCGGGATACCGACCGAGCCCAACCTCCACCAGATCGCCCAGCAGACCGCGCCGGACGCGCGCGTCGTGTACTGCGACAACGACCCGATCGTCCTGGCCCATGCGGCGGCCCTGCTGCGCTCCACCCCCGAGGGCGCCACCGAGTACATCCAGGCCGACGCCCGCAGGCCCGAGGTCATCCTGGAAGCGGCCGGCAAGGTCCTCGACTTCGACAAGCCGATCGCCCTGTCCCTGCTGGCGCTGCTGCACTTCCTGGACGACGAGGACGGCGCCGCGGAACTGGTGGACCGCCTGGTCGACCAACTGGCCCCCGGCAGCTACCTCATCCTCTCGCAGACCACCGGCGACTTCGACCCGGAGGGCGCGGCCAAGGCCGCCGCCATGTACAAGGCCCGCGGCATGACGCTGCGCCCGCGCAGCCGGGCCGAACTCACCGCCTTCTTCCACGGTCTCGAACTCGTCGATCCGGGTGTCTCGCTCTCCGCCGACTGGCACCCGGAGCTCGGCGAGGTCATCGACGTCCCGGGCGACGAACCGATCCCGGGCTACGCGGGCGTGGCCCGCAAGGGCTGA
- a CDS encoding linear amide C-N hydrolase: MCTRALWAGAGGAVLVGRNMDWMEEMGTNLWAFPRGMARDDGLGGTLTWTSVYGSLVAGAHDLMTVDGLNEAGLAAHQLFLPESDYGERDESRPALSVAVWMQYVLDNFATVADAAAWIESSQLQIVTQSDPSSGKSVTLHMVLDDSSGDSAIVEYLDGKPRVHHDQAYTVVTNSPPFDEQLAHLRTIEGLGGNEPLPGGTDPEDRFARAAYYLTRLPQPGGITEGVASLLSVMRNAAQPFRVADPHKPYASQTIWRTLADLTNGVYVFESTSRPNIVWARMSGLDLSEGAPALKLDLAHDTGLEGGLVGDVTDRFAQAPPMHFLPAR; this comes from the coding sequence ATGTGCACGCGGGCACTCTGGGCTGGCGCGGGCGGGGCTGTTCTGGTCGGGCGCAACATGGACTGGATGGAGGAGATGGGGACGAACCTCTGGGCGTTCCCACGCGGCATGGCCCGCGATGACGGGCTCGGCGGGACGCTGACCTGGACTTCTGTGTACGGCAGCCTGGTCGCCGGCGCGCACGACCTCATGACCGTCGACGGGCTCAACGAGGCCGGCCTGGCGGCACACCAGCTGTTCCTCCCGGAGTCCGACTACGGCGAGCGGGACGAGAGCCGGCCGGCTCTGAGCGTGGCGGTCTGGATGCAGTACGTACTCGACAACTTCGCGACCGTCGCTGACGCGGCGGCCTGGATCGAGAGCTCCCAGCTGCAGATCGTGACACAGAGTGACCCGTCGAGCGGTAAGTCGGTGACCCTGCACATGGTGCTGGACGACAGCTCGGGCGATTCGGCGATCGTCGAGTACCTGGACGGGAAGCCGCGGGTGCACCACGACCAGGCCTACACGGTGGTCACCAACTCGCCCCCGTTCGACGAGCAGCTCGCGCACCTGCGCACGATCGAGGGCCTCGGCGGCAACGAGCCCCTGCCGGGCGGGACCGACCCCGAGGACCGCTTCGCGCGTGCGGCGTACTACCTGACCAGGCTTCCGCAGCCCGGTGGCATCACCGAAGGGGTCGCTTCACTGCTGAGTGTGATGCGTAACGCAGCCCAGCCGTTCCGTGTCGCCGATCCGCACAAGCCCTACGCCTCGCAGACCATTTGGCGCACACTCGCGGACCTGACCAACGGCGTCTACGTCTTTGAGTCGACATCACGGCCCAACATCGTGTGGGCACGGATGTCCGGACTCGATCTCTCCGAGGGTGCCCCCGCGCTGAAACTCGACCTGGCCCACGACACCGGCCTCGAAGGCGGACTCGTCGGAGACGTCACCGACCGCTTCGCCCAGGCACCGCCGATGCACTTCCTCCCGGCGCGGTAG
- a CDS encoding M48 family metallopeptidase: MDSDQHGRPASTSRVGCAKAAVAYAVAGVVHLVTAGLFLTGLRLTVLGFRTFFQPWIGLLLLGMAFAMRPRPGRLDPDAPTVREADAPALFALLHRTADIAGVRRVDAVQFTPDFSVSVIHYGLRRRRCLVLGLPLWAVSPPQQRVAALTQALGRSAPRNVRDGAFVGTALRSLTAGSRAVQEGEPSATPPRINAVALGAAAVADGTRRFDARSRKSEWLLWIPRTALAATARLLLWLTEPAARRALFEADDASARAASSQAALAALRDGRLARAVSMEMHRLAVEKRTVVRTHRPAAPQEDLWDMLHAHAARLRAQDMPQPSGPDAPVSTGNGSSALRIERLTRAPQCPAAITLAEPDLARIREELRVPRQTVAQQVLRDGVRL; encoded by the coding sequence ATGGATTCCGACCAGCACGGCCGACCGGCGAGCACCTCACGGGTCGGGTGCGCGAAAGCGGCGGTCGCGTACGCCGTGGCCGGGGTGGTCCATCTCGTCACAGCCGGGCTTTTCCTCACCGGCCTGCGATTGACCGTTCTCGGATTTCGCACGTTCTTCCAGCCGTGGATCGGCCTGTTGCTCCTGGGCATGGCCTTTGCCATGCGTCCGCGGCCCGGGCGACTGGATCCTGACGCGCCGACCGTGCGGGAAGCCGATGCACCGGCCCTGTTCGCGCTGTTGCACCGCACGGCGGACATCGCCGGAGTACGACGCGTCGACGCGGTCCAGTTCACTCCGGACTTCTCCGTGAGCGTCATCCACTACGGCCTTCGTCGCCGACGCTGCTTGGTCCTGGGCCTCCCGCTCTGGGCTGTCTCCCCTCCTCAGCAACGTGTTGCCGCCCTGACTCAGGCCCTGGGCCGGAGCGCTCCCCGCAACGTCCGGGACGGTGCGTTCGTCGGCACGGCCCTCAGGTCGCTGACAGCCGGGTCGCGGGCCGTGCAGGAAGGCGAGCCCTCCGCCACGCCACCACGCATCAACGCTGTTGCCCTGGGCGCTGCCGCCGTGGCAGACGGAACGCGACGCTTCGACGCACGGTCGCGGAAGAGCGAGTGGCTGCTGTGGATTCCCCGGACGGCGCTGGCCGCGACGGCCCGCCTGCTGCTGTGGCTCACGGAACCGGCCGCCCGGCGTGCGCTGTTCGAGGCGGACGACGCGTCGGCCCGTGCTGCTTCCTCGCAGGCCGCTCTCGCCGCTCTGCGTGACGGGCGCCTCGCACGTGCGGTCAGCATGGAGATGCACCGGCTGGCCGTCGAGAAGCGCACCGTCGTCAGGACTCACCGGCCTGCGGCCCCGCAGGAGGATCTCTGGGACATGCTCCACGCGCATGCGGCCCGTCTGCGCGCACAGGACATGCCCCAGCCCTCCGGACCGGACGCACCGGTCTCCACCGGCAACGGTTCCAGCGCCCTGCGCATCGAACGACTGACCCGGGCCCCGCAGTGTCCCGCGGCGATCACGCTCGCCGAGCCCGACCTGGCCCGCATCCGGGAGGAGCTGCGCGTGCCTCGGCAGACAGTGGCGCAACAGGTGCTGCGTGACGGCGTGCGGCTGTAG
- a CDS encoding YchJ family protein: MSRRTARPRRPSAAPVFQVTPALPCPCGLPATYGECCGRFHAGASAPTCEALMRSRYAAFVVRDVAYLLRTWHPDHRPAVLDLDPGQRWQGLEILGTTEGSAFHTTGTVTFRAHYTIGGDRDSLHEKSRFVRHEGAWVYESAVFAE, from the coding sequence ATGTCCCGACGCACCGCACGCCCCCGACGGCCTTCCGCCGCCCCCGTCTTCCAGGTCACCCCCGCCCTGCCGTGCCCGTGCGGGCTGCCCGCCACCTACGGCGAGTGCTGCGGCCGGTTCCACGCCGGAGCGTCCGCACCGACGTGCGAGGCGCTGATGCGCTCCCGATACGCCGCCTTCGTCGTCCGGGACGTCGCGTACCTGCTCCGTACCTGGCACCCGGACCACCGGCCGGCCGTCCTTGACCTCGACCCCGGGCAGCGCTGGCAGGGGCTGGAGATCCTGGGGACGACGGAGGGCAGCGCCTTCCACACCACGGGAACGGTCACCTTCCGGGCGCACTACACGATCGGCGGTGACCGCGACTCGCTCCACGAGAAGAGCCGCTTCGTCCGCCACGAGGGCGCCTGGGTCTACGAGTCGGCCGTCTTCGCCGAGTGA
- a CDS encoding winged helix-turn-helix transcriptional regulator — protein sequence MLAATLRAMERDGLVTRTAYDENPPRVEYELTPLGHSLMLLVEAARSWSKDHLPALLEARAAHEAAGRT from the coding sequence GTGCTCGCGGCGACCCTGCGGGCGATGGAGCGGGACGGACTCGTGACCCGTACCGCCTACGACGAGAACCCGCCCCGGGTCGAGTACGAGCTGACACCGCTCGGGCACTCCCTGATGCTCCTCGTCGAAGCCGCGAGGAGCTGGAGCAAGGACCATCTGCCCGCGCTCCTCGAAGCCCGCGCGGCGCACGAGGCGGCGGGGAGGACGTAG
- a CDS encoding MDR family MFS transporter has product MTTASEIAPAAQAAGAPPLLDPRRRNIVFATIVLGILLAALDQTIVGTALPTIVSDLGGAAHMSWVVTAYLLAETVATVLVGKFGDLFGRKIVFQVSAIIFITGSFLCGLATNMTLLIVWRGLQGIGAGGLMVTSMALIADVIPLRDRGKYQGAIGAVFGVSTVIGPLLGGLFTDHLTWRWAFYVNVPIAIVVVIAAARTIPSVKAAGRPVIDYLGIAMVTVGASSLILATSWGGNEYAWGSPVIIGLFVLGLAALAAFCFVEFRAKEPMLPMRLFNNPVFTVCSILSFIVGFAMLGAMIYLPTYLQYVDGDSATLSGVRTLPMVIGLLAASIFSGNVVSKTGRYRIFPIVGSLVMAVGLFLLSRMGPDSGVWLESLYMLVLGLGIGLCMQVLTIAVQNTVDYADLGTATSGVTFFRTLGSSFGTAVFGTIYANSLGPNLEDGVAAAVRAGGDPAVVAKASQSPEGLHSLPDAQSAPLAQAYADTLHTVFLWTVPVAVLGFVVALFLKQVKLRDTARASSTDMGDGFASPSAGDSARLLEFSVAKVLRRVDPDTARRIVASSDTRLDMAGAWAVMQVELFTRMVGHAGLRLIATRHRIPPEVLVPVFDRMIEEGYLTGDGHLFTHTEAGSREARTINDAWSHWLTEQLGDQGAQADDTRLRAAVDVIAKRLLAEDLTQELAPVAPAGAPV; this is encoded by the coding sequence TCCGCGCCGCCGGAACATCGTCTTCGCCACGATCGTGCTGGGCATTCTGCTGGCCGCCCTCGACCAGACGATCGTGGGCACGGCGCTGCCCACGATCGTCTCGGACCTGGGCGGCGCCGCCCATATGTCGTGGGTGGTGACCGCGTACCTCCTGGCGGAGACCGTGGCGACGGTGCTGGTCGGCAAGTTCGGTGACCTGTTCGGCCGGAAGATCGTCTTCCAGGTCTCGGCGATCATCTTCATCACCGGTTCGTTCCTCTGCGGTCTCGCGACCAACATGACGCTGCTGATCGTGTGGCGCGGTCTCCAGGGCATCGGCGCGGGCGGTCTGATGGTCACGTCGATGGCGCTGATCGCCGATGTGATCCCGCTGCGCGACCGCGGCAAGTACCAGGGTGCGATCGGTGCGGTCTTCGGCGTATCGACCGTCATCGGGCCGCTGCTGGGCGGCCTCTTCACCGACCATCTGACCTGGCGCTGGGCGTTCTACGTCAACGTCCCGATCGCGATCGTGGTGGTCATCGCGGCAGCCAGGACCATTCCGTCCGTGAAGGCGGCGGGACGTCCGGTGATCGACTACCTGGGCATCGCGATGGTCACGGTCGGGGCGAGCTCCCTGATCCTGGCGACGAGCTGGGGCGGCAACGAGTACGCCTGGGGCTCCCCCGTCATCATCGGCCTTTTCGTCCTCGGCCTGGCCGCCCTCGCCGCGTTCTGCTTCGTCGAGTTCCGGGCGAAGGAACCGATGCTGCCGATGCGGCTGTTCAACAATCCGGTCTTCACGGTCTGCTCGATCCTCAGCTTCATCGTGGGCTTCGCGATGCTCGGCGCGATGATCTATCTGCCGACCTATCTGCAGTACGTGGACGGGGACTCGGCGACGCTGTCGGGGGTCCGGACGCTGCCGATGGTCATCGGACTCCTGGCAGCCTCGATCTTCAGCGGCAACGTGGTCAGCAAGACCGGCCGCTACCGGATCTTCCCCATCGTGGGCTCCCTCGTCATGGCGGTCGGACTGTTCCTGCTCTCCCGGATGGGGCCGGACAGCGGGGTGTGGCTGGAGTCGCTGTACATGCTGGTGCTCGGGCTCGGCATCGGGCTGTGCATGCAGGTCCTGACGATCGCGGTGCAGAACACGGTCGACTACGCGGACCTGGGCACGGCGACATCGGGGGTGACCTTCTTCCGGACGCTCGGCAGCTCGTTCGGCACGGCGGTGTTCGGGACCATCTACGCCAACTCGCTCGGGCCGAACCTCGAGGACGGGGTGGCGGCGGCGGTGCGGGCGGGCGGAGATCCGGCGGTGGTGGCGAAGGCCTCGCAGAGCCCGGAAGGGCTGCACTCACTCCCCGACGCCCAGTCGGCACCTCTCGCCCAGGCATACGCCGACACCCTGCACACGGTGTTCCTGTGGACGGTGCCGGTCGCGGTGCTCGGATTCGTCGTGGCGCTGTTCCTGAAGCAGGTGAAGCTGCGGGACACGGCACGGGCCTCCTCGACCGACATGGGTGACGGGTTCGCGTCGCCGAGCGCCGGGGACTCGGCCCGGCTGCTGGAGTTCTCGGTGGCCAAGGTGCTGCGCCGGGTGGACCCGGACACGGCCCGGCGGATCGTGGCCTCGTCCGACACCCGGCTCGACATGGCGGGGGCCTGGGCGGTCATGCAGGTCGAGCTGTTCACCCGGATGGTCGGCCACGCGGGACTCCGGCTGATCGCGACGCGGCACAGGATCCCGCCGGAGGTCCTGGTGCCCGTCTTCGACCGGATGATCGAGGAGGGCTATCTCACCGGGGACGGCCATCTGTTCACCCACACCGAGGCGGGCAGCCGGGAGGCCAGGACCATCAACGACGCCTGGTCCCACTGGCTCACCGAGCAGCTGGGCGACCAGGGAGCACAGGCCGACGACACCCGGCTGCGCGCGGCGGTCGACGTGATCGCCAAGCGGCTGCTGGCGGAGGACCTCACGCAGGAACTGGCTCCGGTCGCCCCGGCAGGGGCGCCGGTCTGA